Proteins from a genomic interval of Nematostella vectensis chromosome 12, jaNemVect1.1, whole genome shotgun sequence:
- the LOC116609247 gene encoding atrial natriuretic peptide receptor 1-like isoform X1, with protein sequence MRVREKSRWLSSCRSLPWLTILILTLQCSLSHGKEFKLGLLIPFKRVAALFGDDFNKGEHFAGAITVAVDEINTDPSLLPGHNISFTWKDTECEELITLREQYSLLNSQVSAFIGPGCSCNTAARNAAAFNKPMISYMCSNAELSKKDRYPTFARTFAVDSKVTPSVIALLKQFKWEIVAIIYEEWKKWVQLKNYMKAELEANGVEVTYEKSIKQFVYYNSNEHDAEFRTIMREIKEKSRIVIFISSWAIAREGIYVATQENMVSGDYIFIMFELNQQTVKKKMNLPFLWFESELPEMNRTKETTAAVKKGFRAVLMLAVKSASGKDYKYFLQKLKKKTSEPPFNSSFYLTDSVGVTPPVYGAYLYDAVKLYANALNKTLALNQTPDGSTIFSKINDTSFYSIQGYDIHIDRNGDAEYNLTLLNFRWAPRPGRPDTAVMEETADFHIVVNNDTNESSPDLVFRSNMSILWPSGLDVPPKDRPECGFEGCPQEIGKDKKTMIIGIVSGCLALLVLLFIANFIRHYKAERELQSRLWKIDYNEICFEHRRGSNTSLASTVMHTKDPGDEDAAIPLLEDDTREGKTTTVANYKGSMVTVARIPTRSIDLTRKVLLELKQMRDIRHDNLNQFIGACADSPTVCIVMQYCSRGSLQDILENDDVKLDHMFIASLVSDIVKGMAYLHSSDIRSHGNLKSSNCLVDSRWVLKITDYGLPTFRIKARKTVENYSYYRDQLWVAPELLRLNNPDVRGTQKGDVYSFAIILQEFHSREGPFSDDDMEPKTIIHRVKEGEFPPFRPTVTKLIGGVEELQDLMKQCWTEDPEHRPDFHEIRKIMHKLLIQNGMKTNIFDNIVYMMEKYADNLEELVMERTGQLIEEKKKTDALLERMLPPSVAEQLKKGKAVEAESFDEVSIYFSDIVGFTSLSAESTPMQVVTLLNDLYTLFDDIIREYDVYKVETIGDAYMVVSGLPIRNGSRHAGEIARMSLHLVDAVQTEFCVRHKPEYKLKLRVGIHSGPVVAGVVGNTMPRYCLFGDTVNTASRMESNGEPLRIHISGQTKEILDELGGYYVEERGEVFLKGKGNCMTYWLQDAVDKRHQKSSFKGGKFHHPNGNPILNYLSAPLHDSNSSLNRRSDSFRRSIKVTNSPSARKKVWHKFEEDGVGSMGHTAV encoded by the exons ATGCGAGTTAGGGAAAAGTCGCGATGGCTTAGCTCGTGTCGCTCACTACCTTGGCTCACCATCTTGATATTGACCCTTCAATGCTCACTTTCACATGGTAAAGAATTTAAATTAGGACTCCTTATACCCTTCAAAAGGGTTGCAGCTCTGTTTGGAGATGATTTCAACAAAGGAGAACATTTTGCTGGTGCTATTACGGTGGCTGTGGACGAAATAAATACAGATCCTTCATTACTACCGGGCCATAATATATCATTTACTTGGAAAGATACAGAATGCGAGGAGTTGATTACATTGAGAGAACAGTATTCCTTACTGAATTCTCAAGTCTCAGCCTTTATTGGACCTGGTTGTTCCTGTAATACAGCAGCTAGGAACGCTGCAGCCTTCAACAAACCTATGATATCATAC ATGTGTAGCAATGCCGAACTGTCCAAAAAAGACCGTTACCCTACTTTTGCCCGGACCTTCGCGGTGGACTCCAAAGTGACACCGAGTGTGATCGCTCTCTTGAAGCAATTCAAGTGGGAAATAGTGGCAATAATCTACGAGGAATGGAAAAAGTGGGTTCAGCTGAAGAATTACATGAAAGCCGAGCTAGAAGCCAATGGGGTCGAGGTCACATACGAAAAGAGCATCAAGCAGTTCGTCTACTACAACTCGAACGAACACGATGCCGAGTTTAGGACAATTATGCGGGAAATCAAGGAAAAATCTAGAA TTGTGATCTTCATCTCGAGTTGGGCGATAGCCCGTGAAGGGATCTACGTCGCTACGCAGGAGAACATGGTCAGCGGTGATTACATCTTTATCATGTTCGAGCTCAACCAACAAAccgtgaaaaagaaaatgaaccTTCCATTCCTTTGGTTCGAGAGCGAGCTGCCAGAAATGAACAG GACGAAGGAGACTACCGCGGCAGTAAAGAAAGGCTTCCGTGCAGTCTTGATGTTAGCCGTGAAAAGCGCGTCTGGGAAAGACTACAAATATTTCTTGCAGAAATTGAAGAAAAAGACCAGTGAGCCCCCTTTCAATAGCTCATTCTACCTCACAGATAGTGTCGGCGTTACG CCGCCTGTTTATGGAGCCTACCTCTACGACGCCGTCAAGCTCTACGCAAATGCGCTAAACAAAACATTGGCGCTCAACCAGACGCCTGATGGTAGTACCATCTTCTCAAAGATCAACGACACATCTTTCTACA GTATCCAGGGTTATGATATACACATAGACAGAAATGGTGACGCGGAGTATAACCTGACGTTGCTGAACTTCCGATGGGCACCAAGACCAG GAAGGCCAGATACGGCAGTGATGGAAGAGACCGCTGACTTCCACATCGTCGTCAACAACGATACGAATGAGTCGTCCCCCGATCTCGTGTTCAGATCTAACATGAGCATCTTATGGCCGAGTGGACTGGACGTCCCGCCAAAGGACAGACCGGAATGTGGATTTGAAGGCTGCCCTCAAGAGATCGGCAAAG ATAAAAAGACCATGATCATTGGAATCGTATCCGGCTGTTTGGCACTTCTCGTGCTCCTCTTCATCGCAAACTTCATTCG GCATTACAAAGCGGAGCGTGAGCTTCAGAGCAGATTGTGGAAGATCGATTACAATGAGATTTGCTTCGAGCATCGACGGGGGTCAAACACGTCCCTGGCCAGTACCGTTATG CATACAAAAGACCCAGGCGATGAAGATGCTGCGATTCCACTACTGGAAGATGACACTCGAGAGGGCAAGACCACCACTGTGGCGAACTATAAG GGAAGCATGGTTACTGTTGCTCGGATACCTACACGAAGTATTGACCTGACCCGGAAAGTCTTACTGGAGTTAAAGCAG ATGCGGGACATACGTCACGACAATCTAAACCAGTTTATCGGCGCATGCGCGGACTCGCCGACTGTGTGCATAGTGATGCAGTACTGCTCAAGAGGGAGCCTGCAG GATATATTAGAAAACGATGACGTCAAGCTGGATCACATGTTTATCGCTTCACTAGTATCCGATATAGTCAAG GGCATGGCGTATCTGCACAGCTCAGATATACGTTCCCATGGTAACCTCAAGTCGTCTAACTGCTTGGTGGACAGTAGATGGGTCCTCAAGATCACTGACTACGGACTTCCCACCTTTCGCATCAAAGCAAGAAAGACTGTAGAAAATTATTCTTATTATAGAG ATCAATTGTGGGTTGCGCCTGAGCTTCTGCGGTTAAATAATCCTGATGTGCGGGGGACGCAAAAGGGAGATGTGTACAGCTTTGCAATCATCTTACAAGAGTTTCACTCGCGAGAGGGACCATTCAGTGATGACGACATGGAGCCAAAAA CGATCATTCACCGCGTCAAGGAGGGTGAGTTCCCGCCATTCCGACCGACTGTTACCAAGTTGATAGGTGGCGTCGAGGAGCTTCAAGATCTCATGAAACAGTGCTGGACCGAGGATCCTGAACACAGGCCCGACTTTCACGAGATACGGAAGATCATGCACAAGCTGCTGATACAGAACGGGAT GAAGACTAACATCTTTGACAACATCGTATACATGATGGAGAAATACGCAGATAACCTGGAGGAGCTTGTTATGGAAAGAACGGGTCAGCTTATCGAGGAGAAGAAGAAAACCGACGCACTGCTTGAGCGCATGCTTCCACC ATCGGTTGCTGAGCAGCTGAAAAAGGGGAAAGCAGTAGAAGCCGAGAGCTTCGACGAAGTTTCCATATACTTCAGCGATATTGTTGGTTTTACGAGTCTCAGCGCCGAGAGCACGCCGATGCAG GTCGTGACGTTATTAAATGATCTCTATACACTCTTTGATGACATCATCCGCGAATATGACGTATATAAG GTTGAGACGATAGGAGACGCTTACATGGTGGTCAGCGGTCTACCAATCAGGAATGGATCTCGTCATGCCGGCGAGATAGCGCGCATGTCATTACATCTTGTGGACGCTGTACAGACAGAGTTTTGCGTTCGACACAAACCCGAGTACAAGCTGAAGCTGAGAGTTGGAATCCACAGCG GGCCTGTGGTCGCTGGAGTCGTCGGTAACACTATGCCTAGATACTGTCTGTTTGGCGACACCGTCAACACAGCGTCAAGAATGGAGTCCAACGGAGAGC CCTTACGGATACATATCAGTGGACAGACAAAAGAGATCCTGGATGAGCTTGGAGGCTACTATGTGGAAGAGAGGGGCGAGGTTTTCCTCAAG gGAAAGGGAAACTGTATGACGTACTGGCTACAGGACGCCGTCGACAAGCGACACCAAAAGAGCAGTTTCAAAGGCGGCAAATTCCACCACCCTAACGGCAACCCCATCCTAAACTACCTCTCAGCCCCCTTGCACGACTCTAACAGCTCACTGAACCGGAGATCGGACTCTTTCAGGCGCTCAATTAAGGTCACTAATTCACCCAGCGCAAGAAAAAAGGTCTGGCATAAGTTTGAGGAAGACGGCGTGGGATCAATGGGCCACACCGCTGTATGA
- the LOC116609247 gene encoding atrial natriuretic peptide receptor 1-like isoform X8: MFASHPLFNSSFYLTDSVGVTPPVYGAYLYDAVKLYANALNKTLALNQTPDGSTIFSKINDTSFYSIQGYDIHIDRNGDAEYNLTLLNFRWAPRPGRPDTAVMEETADFHIVVNNDTNESSPDLVFRSNMSILWPSGLDVPPKDRPECGFEGCPQEIGKDKKTMIIGIVSGCLALLVLLFIANFIRHYKAERELQSRLWKIDYNEICFEHRRGSNTSLASTVMHTKDPGDEDAAIPLLEDDTREGKTTTVANYKGSMVTVARIPTRSIDLTRKVLLELKQMRDIRHDNLNQFIGACADSPTVCIVMQYCSRGSLQDILENDDVKLDHMFIASLVSDIVKGMAYLHSSDIRSHGNLKSSNCLVDSRWVLKITDYGLPTFRIKARKTVENYSYYRDQLWVAPELLRLNNPDVRGTQKGDVYSFAIILQEFHSREGPFSDDDMEPKTIIHRVKEGEFPPFRPTVTKLIGGVEELQDLMKQCWTEDPEHRPDFHEIRKIMHKLLIQNGMKTNIFDNIVYMMEKYADNLEELVMERTGQLIEEKKKTDALLERMLPPSVAEQLKKGKAVEAESFDEVSIYFSDIVGFTSLSAESTPMQVVTLLNDLYTLFDDIIREYDVYKVETIGDAYMVVSGLPIRNGSRHAGEIARMSLHLVDAVQTEFCVRHKPEYKLKLRVGIHSGPVVAGVVGNTMPRYCLFGDTVNTASRMESNGEPLRIHISGQTKEILDELGGYYVEERGEVFLKGKGNCMTYWLQDAVDKRHQKSSFKGGKFHHPNGNPILNYLSAPLHDSNSSLNRRSDSFRRSIKVTNSPSARKKVWHKFEEDGVGSMGHTAV, from the exons atGTTCGCTAGTCATCCTCTATTCAATAGCTCATTCTACCTCACAGATAGTGTCGGCGTTACG CCGCCTGTTTATGGAGCCTACCTCTACGACGCCGTCAAGCTCTACGCAAATGCGCTAAACAAAACATTGGCGCTCAACCAGACGCCTGATGGTAGTACCATCTTCTCAAAGATCAACGACACATCTTTCTACA GTATCCAGGGTTATGATATACACATAGACAGAAATGGTGACGCGGAGTATAACCTGACGTTGCTGAACTTCCGATGGGCACCAAGACCAG GAAGGCCAGATACGGCAGTGATGGAAGAGACCGCTGACTTCCACATCGTCGTCAACAACGATACGAATGAGTCGTCCCCCGATCTCGTGTTCAGATCTAACATGAGCATCTTATGGCCGAGTGGACTGGACGTCCCGCCAAAGGACAGACCGGAATGTGGATTTGAAGGCTGCCCTCAAGAGATCGGCAAAG ATAAAAAGACCATGATCATTGGAATCGTATCCGGCTGTTTGGCACTTCTCGTGCTCCTCTTCATCGCAAACTTCATTCG GCATTACAAAGCGGAGCGTGAGCTTCAGAGCAGATTGTGGAAGATCGATTACAATGAGATTTGCTTCGAGCATCGACGGGGGTCAAACACGTCCCTGGCCAGTACCGTTATG CATACAAAAGACCCAGGCGATGAAGATGCTGCGATTCCACTACTGGAAGATGACACTCGAGAGGGCAAGACCACCACTGTGGCGAACTATAAG GGAAGCATGGTTACTGTTGCTCGGATACCTACACGAAGTATTGACCTGACCCGGAAAGTCTTACTGGAGTTAAAGCAG ATGCGGGACATACGTCACGACAATCTAAACCAGTTTATCGGCGCATGCGCGGACTCGCCGACTGTGTGCATAGTGATGCAGTACTGCTCAAGAGGGAGCCTGCAG GATATATTAGAAAACGATGACGTCAAGCTGGATCACATGTTTATCGCTTCACTAGTATCCGATATAGTCAAG GGCATGGCGTATCTGCACAGCTCAGATATACGTTCCCATGGTAACCTCAAGTCGTCTAACTGCTTGGTGGACAGTAGATGGGTCCTCAAGATCACTGACTACGGACTTCCCACCTTTCGCATCAAAGCAAGAAAGACTGTAGAAAATTATTCTTATTATAGAG ATCAATTGTGGGTTGCGCCTGAGCTTCTGCGGTTAAATAATCCTGATGTGCGGGGGACGCAAAAGGGAGATGTGTACAGCTTTGCAATCATCTTACAAGAGTTTCACTCGCGAGAGGGACCATTCAGTGATGACGACATGGAGCCAAAAA CGATCATTCACCGCGTCAAGGAGGGTGAGTTCCCGCCATTCCGACCGACTGTTACCAAGTTGATAGGTGGCGTCGAGGAGCTTCAAGATCTCATGAAACAGTGCTGGACCGAGGATCCTGAACACAGGCCCGACTTTCACGAGATACGGAAGATCATGCACAAGCTGCTGATACAGAACGGGAT GAAGACTAACATCTTTGACAACATCGTATACATGATGGAGAAATACGCAGATAACCTGGAGGAGCTTGTTATGGAAAGAACGGGTCAGCTTATCGAGGAGAAGAAGAAAACCGACGCACTGCTTGAGCGCATGCTTCCACC ATCGGTTGCTGAGCAGCTGAAAAAGGGGAAAGCAGTAGAAGCCGAGAGCTTCGACGAAGTTTCCATATACTTCAGCGATATTGTTGGTTTTACGAGTCTCAGCGCCGAGAGCACGCCGATGCAG GTCGTGACGTTATTAAATGATCTCTATACACTCTTTGATGACATCATCCGCGAATATGACGTATATAAG GTTGAGACGATAGGAGACGCTTACATGGTGGTCAGCGGTCTACCAATCAGGAATGGATCTCGTCATGCCGGCGAGATAGCGCGCATGTCATTACATCTTGTGGACGCTGTACAGACAGAGTTTTGCGTTCGACACAAACCCGAGTACAAGCTGAAGCTGAGAGTTGGAATCCACAGCG GGCCTGTGGTCGCTGGAGTCGTCGGTAACACTATGCCTAGATACTGTCTGTTTGGCGACACCGTCAACACAGCGTCAAGAATGGAGTCCAACGGAGAGC CCTTACGGATACATATCAGTGGACAGACAAAAGAGATCCTGGATGAGCTTGGAGGCTACTATGTGGAAGAGAGGGGCGAGGTTTTCCTCAAG gGAAAGGGAAACTGTATGACGTACTGGCTACAGGACGCCGTCGACAAGCGACACCAAAAGAGCAGTTTCAAAGGCGGCAAATTCCACCACCCTAACGGCAACCCCATCCTAAACTACCTCTCAGCCCCCTTGCACGACTCTAACAGCTCACTGAACCGGAGATCGGACTCTTTCAGGCGCTCAATTAAGGTCACTAATTCACCCAGCGCAAGAAAAAAGGTCTGGCATAAGTTTGAGGAAGACGGCGTGGGATCAATGGGCCACACCGCTGTATGA
- the LOC116609247 gene encoding atrial natriuretic peptide receptor 1-like isoform X7 has protein sequence MMFASHPLFNSSFYITDSVGVTPPVYGAYLYDAVKLYANALNKTLALNQTPDGSTIFSKINDTSFYSIQGYDIHIDRNGDAEYNLTLLNFRWAPRPGRPDTAVMEETADFHIVVNNDTNESSPDLVFRSNMSILWPSGLDVPPKDRPECGFEGCPQEIGKDKKTMIIGIVSGCLALLVLLFIANFIRHYKAERELQSRLWKIDYNEICFEHRRGSNTSLASTVMHTKDPGDEDAAIPLLEDDTREGKTTTVANYKGSMVTVARIPTRSIDLTRKVLLELKQMRDIRHDNLNQFIGACADSPTVCIVMQYCSRGSLQDILENDDVKLDHMFIASLVSDIVKGMAYLHSSDIRSHGNLKSSNCLVDSRWVLKITDYGLPTFRIKARKTVENYSYYRDQLWVAPELLRLNNPDVRGTQKGDVYSFAIILQEFHSREGPFSDDDMEPKTIIHRVKEGEFPPFRPTVTKLIGGVEELQDLMKQCWTEDPEHRPDFHEIRKIMHKLLIQNGMKTNIFDNIVYMMEKYADNLEELVMERTGQLIEEKKKTDALLERMLPPSVAEQLKKGKAVEAESFDEVSIYFSDIVGFTSLSAESTPMQVVTLLNDLYTLFDDIIREYDVYKVETIGDAYMVVSGLPIRNGSRHAGEIARMSLHLVDAVQTEFCVRHKPEYKLKLRVGIHSGPVVAGVVGNTMPRYCLFGDTVNTASRMESNGEPLRIHISGQTKEILDELGGYYVEERGEVFLKGKGNCMTYWLQDAVDKRHQKSSFKGGKFHHPNGNPILNYLSAPLHDSNSSLNRRSDSFRRSIKVTNSPSARKKVWHKFEEDGVGSMGHTAV, from the exons atgatgTTCGCTAGTCATCCTCTATTCAATAGCTCATTCTACATCACAGATAGTGTCGGCGTTAC GCCGCCTGTTTATGGAGCCTACCTCTACGACGCCGTCAAGCTCTACGCAAATGCGCTAAACAAAACATTGGCGCTCAACCAGACGCCTGATGGTAGTACCATCTTCTCAAAGATCAACGACACATCTTTCTACA GTATCCAGGGTTATGATATACACATAGACAGAAATGGTGACGCGGAGTATAACCTGACGTTGCTGAACTTCCGATGGGCACCAAGACCAG GAAGGCCAGATACGGCAGTGATGGAAGAGACCGCTGACTTCCACATCGTCGTCAACAACGATACGAATGAGTCGTCCCCCGATCTCGTGTTCAGATCTAACATGAGCATCTTATGGCCGAGTGGACTGGACGTCCCGCCAAAGGACAGACCGGAATGTGGATTTGAAGGCTGCCCTCAAGAGATCGGCAAAG ATAAAAAGACCATGATCATTGGAATCGTATCCGGCTGTTTGGCACTTCTCGTGCTCCTCTTCATCGCAAACTTCATTCG GCATTACAAAGCGGAGCGTGAGCTTCAGAGCAGATTGTGGAAGATCGATTACAATGAGATTTGCTTCGAGCATCGACGGGGGTCAAACACGTCCCTGGCCAGTACCGTTATG CATACAAAAGACCCAGGCGATGAAGATGCTGCGATTCCACTACTGGAAGATGACACTCGAGAGGGCAAGACCACCACTGTGGCGAACTATAAG GGAAGCATGGTTACTGTTGCTCGGATACCTACACGAAGTATTGACCTGACCCGGAAAGTCTTACTGGAGTTAAAGCAG ATGCGGGACATACGTCACGACAATCTAAACCAGTTTATCGGCGCATGCGCGGACTCGCCGACTGTGTGCATAGTGATGCAGTACTGCTCAAGAGGGAGCCTGCAG GATATATTAGAAAACGATGACGTCAAGCTGGATCACATGTTTATCGCTTCACTAGTATCCGATATAGTCAAG GGCATGGCGTATCTGCACAGCTCAGATATACGTTCCCATGGTAACCTCAAGTCGTCTAACTGCTTGGTGGACAGTAGATGGGTCCTCAAGATCACTGACTACGGACTTCCCACCTTTCGCATCAAAGCAAGAAAGACTGTAGAAAATTATTCTTATTATAGAG ATCAATTGTGGGTTGCGCCTGAGCTTCTGCGGTTAAATAATCCTGATGTGCGGGGGACGCAAAAGGGAGATGTGTACAGCTTTGCAATCATCTTACAAGAGTTTCACTCGCGAGAGGGACCATTCAGTGATGACGACATGGAGCCAAAAA CGATCATTCACCGCGTCAAGGAGGGTGAGTTCCCGCCATTCCGACCGACTGTTACCAAGTTGATAGGTGGCGTCGAGGAGCTTCAAGATCTCATGAAACAGTGCTGGACCGAGGATCCTGAACACAGGCCCGACTTTCACGAGATACGGAAGATCATGCACAAGCTGCTGATACAGAACGGGAT GAAGACTAACATCTTTGACAACATCGTATACATGATGGAGAAATACGCAGATAACCTGGAGGAGCTTGTTATGGAAAGAACGGGTCAGCTTATCGAGGAGAAGAAGAAAACCGACGCACTGCTTGAGCGCATGCTTCCACC ATCGGTTGCTGAGCAGCTGAAAAAGGGGAAAGCAGTAGAAGCCGAGAGCTTCGACGAAGTTTCCATATACTTCAGCGATATTGTTGGTTTTACGAGTCTCAGCGCCGAGAGCACGCCGATGCAG GTCGTGACGTTATTAAATGATCTCTATACACTCTTTGATGACATCATCCGCGAATATGACGTATATAAG GTTGAGACGATAGGAGACGCTTACATGGTGGTCAGCGGTCTACCAATCAGGAATGGATCTCGTCATGCCGGCGAGATAGCGCGCATGTCATTACATCTTGTGGACGCTGTACAGACAGAGTTTTGCGTTCGACACAAACCCGAGTACAAGCTGAAGCTGAGAGTTGGAATCCACAGCG GGCCTGTGGTCGCTGGAGTCGTCGGTAACACTATGCCTAGATACTGTCTGTTTGGCGACACCGTCAACACAGCGTCAAGAATGGAGTCCAACGGAGAGC CCTTACGGATACATATCAGTGGACAGACAAAAGAGATCCTGGATGAGCTTGGAGGCTACTATGTGGAAGAGAGGGGCGAGGTTTTCCTCAAG gGAAAGGGAAACTGTATGACGTACTGGCTACAGGACGCCGTCGACAAGCGACACCAAAAGAGCAGTTTCAAAGGCGGCAAATTCCACCACCCTAACGGCAACCCCATCCTAAACTACCTCTCAGCCCCCTTGCACGACTCTAACAGCTCACTGAACCGGAGATCGGACTCTTTCAGGCGCTCAATTAAGGTCACTAATTCACCCAGCGCAAGAAAAAAGGTCTGGCATAAGTTTGAGGAAGACGGCGTGGGATCAATGGGCCACACCGCTGTATGA